Proteins found in one Miscanthus floridulus cultivar M001 chromosome 4, ASM1932011v1, whole genome shotgun sequence genomic segment:
- the LOC136550500 gene encoding probable galacturonosyltransferase-like 4 — MARACRMAPLLVSALLLLVAAAASGIRVDVIRLPSSSSAPPPLPPSPAFREAPVFRNGDECPPRGSPDGRVDVAMTLDANYLRGTMAAVFSILQHTACPENVAFHFLAAAVPADNGGDPDPLAAIRATFPYLDPSVHRFDPSRVRGRISRSVRHALDQPLNYARIYLADTLPASVRRVIYLDSDVVVVDDVRKLWSVDLGARHVVAAPEYCHANFTKYFTDAFWSDGDLSAAFRGRRPCYFNTGVMVMDVARWRRGGYTRRVEEWMAVQKRKRIYHLGSLPPFLLVLAGDIRPVDHRWNQHGLGGDNIEGRCRSLHPGPISLLHWSGKGKPWLRLDARKPCTVDYLWAPYDLYKAAATALEE, encoded by the coding sequence ATGGCGAGGGCCTGTAGGATGGCCCCCCTCCTGGTCTCGGCGCTGCTCCTGCTCGTGGCCGCCGCCGCGTCGGGCATCCGGGTGGACGTGATCCGGctcccgtcgtcgtcgtccgcgccgccgccgctgccgccgtcccCGGCGTTCCGCGAGGCGCCCGTGTTCCGCAACGGGGACGAGTGCCCGCCCCGTGGCTCCCCCGACGGCCGCGTCGACGTCGCCATGACGCTGGACGCCAACTACCTGCGCGGCACCATGGCGGCCGTCTTCTCCATCCTGCAGCACACGGCGTGCCCGGAGAACGTGGCGTTCCACTTCCTGGCCGCCGCCGTGCCCGCGGACAACGGCGGCGACCCAGACCCGCTGGCGGCGATCCGCGCCACGTTCCCGTACCTTGACCCGAGCGTGCACCGGTTCGACCCGTCCCGTGTCCGCGGCCGCATCTCCCGCTCCGTGCGCCACGCGCTGGACCAGCCGCTCAACTACGCGCGCATCTATCTGGCCGACACGCTCCCCGCCAGCGTGCGCCGGGTCATCTACCTCGACTCCgacgtggtggtggtggacgACGTGCGCAAGCTCTGGTCCGTGGACCTGGGCGCGCGCCACGTGGTGGCGGCGCCCGAGTACTGCCACGCCAACTTCACCAAGTACTTCACCGACGCCTTCTGGTCGGACGGGGACCTCAGCGCCGCGTTCCGGGGACGCCGCCCCTGCTACTTCAACACGGGCGTCATGGTCATGGACGTGGCGCGGTGGCGGCGGGGAGGGTATACGCGTCGGGTGGAGGAGTGGATGGCGGTGCAGAAGCGGAAGCGGATCTACCACCTGGGGTCGCTACCGCCGTTCCTGCTCGTGCTCGCCGGGGACATCAGGCCCGTCGACCACCGCTGGAACCAACACGGGCTCGGCGGCGACAACATCGAGGGCAGGTGCCGGAGCCTCCACCCGGGCCCCATCAGCCTGCTGCACTGGAGCGGCAAGGGCAAGCCGTGGCTGCGGCTCGACGCCCGGAAGCCCTGCACCGTCGACTACCTCTGGGCGCCCTACGACCTCTACAAGGCCGCGGCCACCGCGCTGGAGGAGTAG